One stretch of Juglans microcarpa x Juglans regia isolate MS1-56 chromosome 3D, Jm3101_v1.0, whole genome shotgun sequence DNA includes these proteins:
- the LOC121256103 gene encoding trihelix transcription factor ASR3-like: MALERQLISLAQNGADGEVDGVSNGVETRPTSVDGDKTPRLPRWTRQEILVLIQGKRVAETRARRGRTAGLPFGSGQVEPKWASVSSYCKRHGVNRGPVQCRKRWSNLAGDYKKIKEWESQVKEETESFWVMRNDLRRERKLPGFFDKEVYDILDSGSGVVPENPGLALALAPAPAPAPAPGPTAEEVDEGGVLFDSRRSAVADEGLFSDFEHEEDSGQSPEKVKEVPVPGPMPISEKQYQPVLPGSQGQGTTTNEKQPASNPEIGSTSQEGRKRKRFATEEDEETISLHNQLVDILERNGKMLATQLEAQNANFQLDREQRKDDVNSLVGVLSKLADALARIADKL, from the exons ATGGCTTTGGAGCGGCAATTAATAAGCCTCGCTCAAAATGGCGCTGACGGCGAGGTAGACGGCGTTAGTAACGGCGTTGAGACCAGGCCAACGTCCGTTGACGGCGACAAAACGCCGAGACTCCCCCGTTGGACGAGGCAGGAGATTCTGGTGCTTATACAGGGAAAGCGGGTCGCGGAGACCCGGGCAAGGAGGGGCAGGACCGCCGGATTGCCTTTCGGGTCGGGCCAAGTGGAGCCGAAGTGGGCCTCGGTCTCTTCTTACTGTAAGCGGCACGGGGTGAACCGGGGACCGGTCCAGTGCCGAAAAAGGTGGAGTAACCTGGCCGGAGACTATAAGAAGATCAAAGAATGGGAGTCTCAGGTGAAGGAAGAAACGGAGTCGTTTTGGGTGATGAGGAATGATTTGAGGAGGGAGAGGAAGCTGCCAGGGTTTTTTGACAAAGAGGTTTATGACATATTGGACTCCGGGTCGGGTGTGGTTCCGGAGAATCCGGGTCTAGCTTTGGCTCTTGCTCCTGCTCCTGCTCCTGCTCCGGCCCCAGGCCCTACGGCTGAGGAAGTGGATGAGGGAGGCGTCTTGTTTGATAGTCGGCGAAGCGCCGTGGCGGATGAAGGGTTGTTCTCGGATTTCGAGCATGAGGAGGATTCGGGTCAGAGCCCCGAGAAGGTGAAGGAGGTTCCGGTTCCTGGTCCTATGCCAATTTCTG AGAAGCAGTACCAACCAGTACTACCAGGCTCTCAAGGTCAAG GAACCACCACAAATGAGAAACAGCCTGCCTCGAATCCTGAGATAGGTTCTACTTCTCAAGAGGGACGGAAGCGGAAAAGGTTTGCAacagaagaagatgaggaaacAATTAGTCTGCATAATCAGCTGGTTGACATACTGGAGAGGAATGGAAAAATGCTGGCTACTCAACTTGAAGCTCAGAATGCAAATTTCCAACTGGATCGGGAACAGCGGAAAGATGATGTTAATAGCTTGGTTGGTGTTCTCAGTAAGCTTGcagatgctttagcaagaattGCAGACAAGTTGTAG